One window of the Thermodesulfovibrionia bacterium genome contains the following:
- a CDS encoding c-type cytochrome: MGKIPLIAGLSLLLLMNISFLSAYSDSGKELFEKRCSKCHALDRALRKNKDLDAWKITTKRMAKYSEGAITEPEAEEIALYLAGRGTEASQVLPDKPE; encoded by the coding sequence ATGGGAAAGATCCCTTTGATCGCCGGGCTGTCGTTATTATTGCTGATGAATATTTCTTTTTTATCGGCTTATTCAGACAGCGGGAAGGAACTGTTTGAAAAGAGGTGCAGTAAATGCCATGCCCTTGACCGTGCTTTAAGAAAAAACAAGGATCTTGACGCGTGGAAGATAACTACAAAGAGAATGGCTAAATACTCAGAAGGCGCGATTACAGAGCCAGAGGCTGAAGAGATTGCTCTTTACCTCGCAGGCAGGGGAACAGAAGCTTCTCAAGTTCTTCCTGATAAGCCTGAATAG
- a CDS encoding rubrerythrin family protein — MSKTDKNLKDAFAGESQANRKYLAFAKKAEKEGYRQVAKLFRAAADAETVHAHNHLKELDGIKSTKENLEAAISGETHEFESMYPAMIDDAKAEGETSASRSFYLANEVEKIHAELYKKALESLGNSREVDYYVCQICGNTVEGSAPDECPICGAMKKMFTKIE, encoded by the coding sequence ATGTCAAAGACAGATAAGAATTTAAAGGATGCATTTGCAGGCGAGTCACAGGCAAACAGGAAGTATCTTGCTTTTGCAAAGAAGGCTGAAAAAGAGGGTTACCGCCAGGTTGCCAAGCTCTTCAGGGCGGCTGCCGATGCAGAGACGGTTCATGCGCACAATCATCTTAAGGAGCTTGACGGCATTAAAAGCACTAAAGAAAATCTTGAGGCTGCTATTAGCGGCGAGACGCATGAGTTTGAGAGCATGTACCCGGCCATGATAGATGACGCAAAGGCTGAAGGAGAGACCTCGGCTTCAAGGAGTTTTTATCTTGCAAATGAGGTGGAGAAGATACATGCTGAGCTATATAAGAAGGCGCTTGAAAGCCTCGGCAACAGCAGAGAAGTTGATTACTATGTATGCCAGATATGCGGGAATACAGTTGAGGGCTCGGCGCCGGATGAATGCCCGATATGCGGGGCGATGAAGAAGATGTTTACTAAAATAGAGTAG
- the gspG gene encoding type II secretion system major pseudopilin GspG has protein sequence MQNRKIKKHEITDTARAGFTLIELMVVLVILSILAMIVVPKFIGSEDKARVIEAKVQIRNFETALKLFKIDNGFYPTTEQGLQALISQPAIGRTADNYKPGGYLETNRMKPDPWGFEYVYISPGLENDYDIISYGADGQPGGEEYDADIINWEM, from the coding sequence ATGCAGAATAGAAAAATCAAAAAGCATGAAATAACAGATACGGCAAGAGCCGGCTTCACTCTTATTGAACTCATGGTAGTTTTAGTCATCCTGAGTATACTCGCCATGATCGTAGTACCCAAGTTTATCGGCAGTGAAGATAAGGCAAGAGTGATCGAGGCAAAGGTGCAGATAAGGAATTTTGAAACAGCATTAAAGCTCTTTAAGATAGACAACGGTTTTTACCCCACTACAGAACAGGGGCTTCAGGCGCTGATATCGCAGCCAGCCATCGGCAGGACGGCTGATAACTACAAGCCCGGAGGATATCTGGAAACAAACAGGATGAAACCGGATCCATGGGGATTTGAATATGTCTACATCTCTCCGGGACTTGAGAACGACTATGACATCATCTCTTACGGAGCAGACGGACAGCCAGGCGGAGAAGAGTATGATGCAGACATTATCAACTGGGAGATGTAA
- the ribD gene encoding bifunctional diaminohydroxyphosphoribosylaminopyrimidine deaminase/5-amino-6-(5-phosphoribosylamino)uracil reductase RibD produces MTKNEMYIKKALALAAKGIGRTSPNPAVGAVIVKNNRVIAADYHKKAGEPHAEALALAKAGSDAKGATLYINLEPCCHTDKKTPPCTSAIIRSGINKVVVSMLDPNPKVSGKGIEALCNAGIETEVGIMEREASKLNEAFVKFITTKKPFVILKIAQSIDGKIADAKGESKWITGEKARKHVHKLRNELDAVMVGIGTVIKDDPSLDCRMIRGRNPYRIIIDSALRISLNSKVLGYKDGKTIIATTDKAAARKIDAVRKTGHQVMIVKSRDKHVDLQDLVSKLGKMGISSIIIEGGSHIAASALLDKIVDKVMFFIAPKVIGGKDALTSVEGGAPASLINSIKIRDMKTRRFGDDLLIEGYVEN; encoded by the coding sequence ATGACAAAAAATGAAATGTATATTAAAAAAGCCCTTGCCCTCGCAGCAAAGGGCATAGGACGCACAAGCCCCAATCCAGCTGTCGGCGCTGTTATAGTTAAGAACAACAGGGTCATAGCCGCTGACTATCATAAAAAAGCAGGCGAGCCTCATGCTGAGGCGCTCGCCCTGGCAAAGGCTGGCTCTGATGCAAAAGGCGCTACGCTCTACATCAACCTTGAACCATGCTGCCATACCGATAAAAAAACACCGCCATGCACCAGTGCGATCATAAGATCAGGCATCAATAAAGTTGTAGTTTCTATGCTTGACCCAAACCCGAAGGTGTCAGGAAAAGGGATAGAAGCGCTTTGCAATGCCGGGATTGAAACTGAGGTAGGCATCATGGAAAGAGAGGCATCTAAGCTTAACGAAGCTTTTGTTAAGTTCATTACAACAAAAAAACCATTCGTCATACTCAAGATAGCACAGAGCATTGACGGCAAGATAGCAGATGCAAAAGGCGAGTCCAAATGGATCACAGGTGAAAAGGCGAGAAAGCATGTTCATAAACTAAGAAATGAACTTGACGCTGTAATGGTAGGCATAGGTACTGTGATAAAGGATGACCCGTCTCTTGACTGCAGGATGATAAGAGGGAGAAATCCATACAGAATAATCATTGACAGCGCTCTCAGGATATCTCTAAATTCTAAAGTGTTAGGGTATAAAGACGGCAAGACAATTATAGCAACAACAGATAAAGCAGCAGCCCGGAAGATCGATGCCGTAAGAAAGACAGGGCATCAGGTCATGATTGTTAAGAGCAGGGATAAACATGTTGACTTGCAAGACCTTGTGAGCAAACTCGGCAAAATGGGGATATCAAGCATAATAATTGAAGGTGGTTCACACATAGCCGCGTCAGCGCTTTTAGACAAGATAGTTGATAAGGTTATGTTCTTTATTGCTCCAAAGGTGATAGGCGGCAAGGATGCCTTAACATCTGTTGAAGGCGGCGCTCCTGCTTCGCTTATTAACTCTATAAAGATAAGAGATATGAAAACAAGAAGATTCGGCGATGATCTGCTTATTGAAGGATATGTAGAAAATTAA
- a CDS encoding bacteriophage holin, with amino-acid sequence MKFKLLALGVATGILWGLSLFVVTLLSVYTGYGETFLNALPQALYPGYDISVKGSFFGLIIGFFDGVICASIFGWVYNKIAEAQEKKS; translated from the coding sequence ATGAAATTTAAACTTTTGGCGCTTGGAGTTGCAACAGGTATTTTATGGGGATTATCTTTATTTGTTGTCACGCTTTTGAGTGTTTACACAGGATATGGCGAGACATTTTTAAATGCCCTGCCGCAAGCATTGTATCCCGGTTATGATATTTCAGTCAAGGGGAGTTTCTTCGGCCTTATAATAGGTTTTTTTGATGGTGTTATCTGTGCTTCCATATTCGGGTGGGTCTACAATAAGATAGCCGAGGCACAGGAGAAGAAGTCTTAA
- a CDS encoding NAD+ synthase, with protein sequence MNNMRISLAQINPTVGDLEGNRKKIVSYIKKAIAAKSDLIVFPELAVTGYPPEDLLLKPDFIDDSIDVLNEITRSVDGIAAIIGFVDKKEGIYNAAAVISNRKIIDVYHKKHLPNYGVFDEYRYFKKGIRYPVYNFAGINIGINICEDIWEKNGPAKVQSLSGAELIININASPYCMGKIAVREDTVKKRALECNAAMLYVNMVGGQDELVFDGGSFVMDAKGDMIVKGRQFVEEMLTFDLEPEMTMRQVSSNAGRKELKRLVFKGEKVEMIDIPSALSKRKPQLKNRRHKNISEAEEIYSALVLGTKDYVRKNRFKGAVIGMSGGVDSALVATIAVDALGRENVHGLFMPSIYTSKESRDDAYNHAKNLGIEIKTAPINDIFNVFLKTLSTEFSGTAPDTTEENLQARIRGTILMAFSNKFGWLVLTTGNKSEMSVGYATLYGDMAGGFAVIKDVPKTLVYKLCEWRNSKEGSLLIPENILWKEPTAELKPDQRDTDTLPPYPVLDPVLKAYVEDDRSFEEIMELGCDVNSVQKVIRMVDSSEYKRRQAPPGIKITQRAFGKDRRFPITNKYRSY encoded by the coding sequence ATAAATAATATGCGCATATCACTGGCACAGATCAACCCTACGGTCGGCGACCTCGAAGGCAACCGGAAGAAGATAGTTTCATACATAAAGAAAGCTATCGCCGCCAAGTCTGACCTCATCGTTTTTCCGGAACTTGCAGTGACAGGTTATCCTCCTGAAGATCTTCTCCTGAAACCTGATTTTATAGATGACAGCATTGATGTGCTCAATGAGATAACGAGATCAGTTGACGGTATCGCAGCTATTATCGGTTTTGTCGATAAAAAAGAAGGCATATATAATGCGGCAGCAGTGATATCAAATAGAAAGATAATAGATGTTTACCACAAAAAGCATCTGCCGAATTATGGCGTCTTTGATGAATACCGTTATTTCAAGAAAGGCATAAGGTACCCGGTCTATAATTTTGCCGGCATAAATATCGGGATAAATATATGTGAAGATATCTGGGAGAAGAACGGCCCTGCAAAGGTTCAGTCCCTGTCAGGAGCTGAGCTTATCATAAACATCAATGCGTCGCCATACTGCATGGGCAAGATAGCTGTCAGGGAAGATACAGTAAAGAAACGGGCGCTTGAATGCAATGCCGCAATGCTCTATGTCAACATGGTCGGCGGGCAGGACGAACTTGTATTTGACGGCGGCAGTTTTGTAATGGATGCCAAAGGCGATATGATCGTTAAGGGAAGGCAGTTTGTAGAAGAGATGCTGACATTTGATCTTGAGCCGGAAATGACTATGAGGCAGGTATCATCAAATGCCGGCAGAAAGGAGCTTAAGAGGCTGGTATTTAAAGGTGAGAAGGTTGAGATGATAGATATCCCTTCGGCGCTCTCAAAACGAAAACCCCAATTAAAAAACAGAAGACATAAGAATATATCTGAAGCCGAAGAAATATACAGCGCGCTTGTGCTCGGTACAAAAGATTATGTTCGGAAGAACCGGTTTAAGGGGGCGGTGATCGGGATGAGCGGCGGGGTCGACTCTGCCCTGGTCGCGACTATTGCTGTTGATGCGCTTGGGAGAGAGAATGTGCACGGATTATTTATGCCCTCGATATACACTTCAAAAGAGAGCCGTGACGATGCATACAACCATGCGAAAAATCTCGGCATAGAGATAAAGACTGCGCCGATCAACGATATTTTTAATGTATTTTTAAAAACTCTTTCAACAGAGTTCAGTGGCACCGCTCCGGATACCACAGAAGAGAATCTCCAGGCAAGGATCAGGGGAACTATTCTGATGGCATTCTCAAATAAGTTCGGATGGCTTGTTCTCACTACAGGGAATAAATCCGAGATGAGCGTTGGTTACGCTACCTTGTACGGCGACATGGCAGGAGGTTTTGCGGTGATAAAGGATGTGCCCAAGACTCTTGTGTATAAACTCTGCGAGTGGCGCAACAGCAAAGAGGGCAGTCTCCTTATACCTGAAAACATATTATGGAAAGAGCCTACAGCAGAGCTTAAGCCTGACCAGAGGGATACGGATACTCTTCCGCCTTATCCTGTGCTTGACCCTGTATTGAAGGCATATGTTGAGGATGACCGCAGTTTTGAAGAGATCATGGAGCTGGGCTGTGATGTAAACAGCGTTCAAAAGGTCATAAGAATGGTGGACAGTTCCGAGTATAAGAGACGTCAGGCGCCTCCCGGCATAAAGATAACACAGCGGGCGTTCGGCAAGGACCGCAGGTTTCCCATAACAAATAAATACAGAAGTTACTAA
- a CDS encoding prepilin-type N-terminal cleavage/methylation domain-containing protein encodes MNNFRHTDKKGFTIIELLVSLAILVIVLGAVYATFFSIQRALDRFNNISMKYHEARTALDIMRREIESSYFEPSAPGNEGKTETRPQFSFKDKDIFGKNASDLNLTSFSLTGTALNISYHVEEEAGSLKLMKQESPAFQPTKGYTLEMMNRIESLTVEASFEKKWVKVWDAEETGKLPDMLRVTIAFDDNGKIVSLREYARPVIKMKL; translated from the coding sequence ATGAATAACTTCCGGCATACTGATAAAAAGGGCTTCACGATCATAGAGTTACTGGTAAGCCTTGCAATATTGGTTATCGTTCTCGGCGCGGTATACGCTACATTCTTTTCCATTCAGCGCGCGCTTGACAGGTTCAATAACATATCCATGAAATATCATGAGGCAAGGACAGCCCTTGATATAATGAGGCGAGAGATAGAGAGTTCGTATTTTGAACCCAGCGCTCCCGGTAATGAAGGCAAGACAGAAACAAGGCCGCAATTCTCTTTTAAGGACAAGGACATATTCGGCAAGAACGCGTCAGATCTGAACCTTACATCATTTTCATTAACAGGGACAGCGTTGAATATCTCATACCATGTTGAAGAAGAAGCAGGAAGCCTTAAGCTCATGAAGCAGGAGAGCCCGGCCTTTCAGCCGACAAAAGGGTATACGCTCGAAATGATGAACAGGATAGAGAGCCTTACAGTGGAAGCTTCATTTGAAAAGAAATGGGTCAAGGTCTGGGATGCTGAAGAGACCGGTAAATTACCCGACATGTTAAGAGTAACCATAGCGTTTGATGACAACGGAAAGATAGTAAGCCTGAGGGAGTATGCAAGGCCGGTGATTAAAATGAAGTTATGA
- a CDS encoding prepilin-type N-terminal cleavage/methylation domain-containing protein has product MSDKFNKGFTLLEVMIALAIIGATLTVSLYTVNYHAQVSSDNALKTQMLLQAKEKLGILELDRQESNGVIEGTGFTYESTIGSSGFEEIVELKTVIKGNDKEFLLRKLAVKKDGH; this is encoded by the coding sequence ATGTCTGATAAATTCAACAAAGGCTTCACCCTGCTTGAGGTGATGATAGCGCTTGCTATCATAGGGGCTACGCTTACGGTATCTCTTTATACTGTGAATTATCATGCTCAGGTATCTTCTGACAATGCATTAAAGACACAGATGCTGCTCCAGGCCAAGGAGAAACTGGGGATACTGGAACTCGACAGGCAGGAATCAAACGGCGTTATAGAAGGAACCGGCTTCACTTACGAAAGCACGATAGGCAGTTCAGGATTTGAGGAGATAGTTGAATTAAAGACTGTGATAAAGGGCAACGATAAAGAGTTTCTGCTCAGAAAACTTGCGGTTAAAAAAGACGGCCATTAA
- a CDS encoding DegQ family serine endoprotease — protein sequence MFIRKIKFRKPLFFAAVILLFNIAFYLPYITHSEANANLQESKDFLSKTSQAMSDVVEAVKPAVVNISTTKTIKTQGSVNPLFEDPFFKRFFGDQFDQMQRPRERKATSLGSGVIVTSDGYIVTNNHVVKDADEITVLLSDKRELIGKLIASDPKTDISVIKVEAEGLPTATWGNSDELKVGGLVMAIGSPYGLNQTVTSGIVSALGRENVGISDYEDFIQTDAAINPGNSGGALINAKGELVGINTAIYSTSGGYQGIGFAIPSNMAKRVLDSLVEKGKVIRGWLGVSVQPITPELAKQFQLIDNYGALITEVNEGGPAEKAGLLRGDVIVEFNNVKVDEPANLRNSVANTLPGEEVKVVVIRDGKLANLKITITELSAASEKPANALLENALMGVTTQDITPDIYKELSIPQKLRGVVISNVAEDSPAVEKLIRGDVILEINRKAVSNNNDFNDFVSKIKPEEDMLLLVYRKGASIFVPLIGKKQEEIKK from the coding sequence ATGTTTATCAGAAAAATCAAATTCAGGAAACCGCTATTTTTTGCCGCTGTTATCTTATTGTTTAATATAGCCTTCTATCTTCCTTACATCACCCATTCTGAAGCCAATGCTAACTTGCAGGAGTCAAAAGACTTTCTTTCAAAGACCAGCCAGGCCATGTCTGATGTAGTTGAGGCGGTCAAACCCGCTGTAGTCAATATCTCAACTACAAAGACCATTAAGACCCAGGGCAGCGTCAATCCTTTATTTGAAGACCCATTCTTTAAAAGGTTCTTTGGCGACCAGTTCGACCAGATGCAGAGGCCACGGGAGAGAAAGGCCACAAGCCTCGGATCCGGTGTTATAGTCACTTCTGACGGATACATAGTCACAAATAACCATGTTGTAAAAGATGCTGACGAGATAACCGTTCTTTTATCTGACAAAAGGGAGCTTATCGGGAAGTTGATCGCCAGTGACCCTAAGACCGACATATCAGTTATCAAGGTAGAGGCAGAGGGGCTACCGACAGCCACATGGGGAAATTCAGATGAATTGAAGGTGGGCGGGCTTGTAATGGCGATCGGCAGCCCATACGGCCTGAACCAGACCGTTACCTCTGGCATCGTCAGCGCGCTTGGAAGAGAGAATGTAGGTATCTCAGACTATGAAGACTTCATACAGACAGACGCTGCCATAAATCCCGGCAACTCAGGCGGGGCGCTTATAAACGCAAAGGGTGAACTTGTCGGAATCAATACCGCGATCTACAGCACTTCAGGAGGATACCAGGGAATAGGTTTTGCAATCCCGAGCAACATGGCAAAAAGAGTTTTGGACAGCCTTGTAGAAAAAGGAAAGGTCATACGCGGATGGCTTGGCGTATCTGTTCAGCCCATTACACCTGAGCTTGCCAAACAGTTCCAGCTTATTGACAATTACGGCGCTCTTATTACCGAGGTTAACGAAGGCGGCCCTGCTGAAAAGGCCGGCCTTCTCAGAGGAGATGTGATAGTTGAGTTCAACAATGTGAAAGTTGATGAACCTGCAAACCTCAGAAACAGCGTAGCTAATACATTACCCGGCGAAGAGGTAAAGGTTGTGGTTATAAGAGATGGAAAGCTTGCAAACCTCAAGATAACAATTACGGAACTCAGTGCAGCATCTGAAAAACCGGCCAACGCTCTTCTTGAGAACGCGCTGATGGGCGTAACAACCCAGGACATTACCCCGGATATCTACAAAGAGCTGAGTATCCCGCAGAAGCTTAGGGGCGTAGTAATCTCTAACGTTGCCGAAGACAGCCCTGCCGTAGAGAAACTCATTCGCGGAGACGTTATACTTGAGATAAACAGAAAAGCCGTATCCAATAATAATGACTTTAACGACTTCGTATCAAAGATAAAGCCTGAAGAAGATATGCTCCTGCTGGTTTACAGAAAAGGTGCATCTATCTTTGTTCCCTTAATCGGCAAGAAACAGGAAGAGATCAAGAAATAA
- a CDS encoding prepilin-type N-terminal cleavage/methylation domain-containing protein, whose amino-acid sequence MKNEKYGFTLLELIVVIFIISLATALIMPSFMQSPESALKSEAKHISSTMRYVYDQAMGRKEDYIFRINPENSSWGFEGSSERKTFKAKEDVKFKDVLIPSAGELTTKEVTVKFGPLGPEEPIVIHLISSEIEYTVIFNHLNGKSKILEGYIL is encoded by the coding sequence ATGAAGAATGAAAAATACGGCTTCACATTACTCGAATTAATCGTCGTAATATTCATAATATCATTGGCCACGGCATTGATCATGCCCTCATTCATGCAGTCTCCCGAGAGCGCGCTTAAGTCCGAGGCAAAACATATAAGCAGCACGATGAGGTATGTTTACGACCAGGCTATGGGAAGAAAAGAGGACTATATCTTCAGGATCAACCCTGAGAACAGCTCATGGGGCTTTGAAGGCAGTTCAGAGAGAAAGACATTCAAGGCAAAAGAGGATGTGAAGTTCAAGGATGTATTAATACCTTCAGCCGGCGAGCTGACAACAAAAGAGGTAACTGTAAAATTCGGCCCGCTCGGGCCTGAAGAACCTATAGTGATCCATCTTATAAGCAGCGAGATCGAGTATACGGTCATCTTTAACCATCTCAACGGCAAGAGCAAAATACTTGAAGGCTATATCCTTTAA
- a CDS encoding desulfoferrodoxin FeS4 iron-binding domain-containing protein, with protein MATKLGEKYKCVVCTNEVSVTNEGVGVLVCCGKPMQKTA; from the coding sequence ATGGCAACAAAACTGGGAGAGAAGTATAAATGTGTGGTCTGTACAAACGAGGTGAGTGTGACCAATGAGGGAGTCGGAGTTCTTGTCTGCTGCGGAAAGCCTATGCAGAAGACCGCCTGA
- the gspK gene encoding type II secretion system minor pseudopilin GspK, with translation MMKSNPNISIKCLNHQNRKGSALVIVLLLVAMITTLVVEFAYEIYTDTSSVANWVDSQRASLIAKSGQAFSSEYLKVVKDKDYTHTKDIALPVPIDFGPDSSLILKAEDENSKFNINKITDAKKLDILKRMLEYLNINTNLAYSIADWIDADSEPMPGGSEDKAKNAPLWSVDELKYIKGIDTETFNKLSPFITVYGDETSKININTASLTVLMSLTPEMTETMANNIISYRESAPFESTSLPENLVPQGVRSELIGKISIKSDYFRIYSIARSHEITRIIESVMDTSLKVHYWREG, from the coding sequence ATGATGAAGAGTAACCCGAATATATCTATTAAATGCTTAAACCATCAGAACCGGAAAGGCTCGGCTCTAGTTATAGTCCTGCTTCTGGTTGCGATGATAACAACGCTGGTCGTAGAATTCGCATACGAGATATATACCGACACATCTTCTGTGGCAAACTGGGTCGATTCACAAAGGGCTTCACTTATAGCAAAGTCAGGCCAGGCATTCAGCTCGGAATACTTGAAAGTTGTTAAGGATAAAGATTATACCCACACAAAAGATATAGCGCTTCCGGTGCCGATAGATTTCGGTCCTGACAGTTCTCTCATTTTAAAGGCCGAAGACGAAAATTCAAAATTTAATATAAATAAAATTACTGATGCCAAAAAACTTGATATCTTGAAAAGGATGCTTGAATACCTTAATATAAACACCAATCTTGCTTATTCTATCGCTGACTGGATTGACGCTGATAGTGAGCCAATGCCCGGCGGTTCTGAAGATAAAGCAAAGAACGCGCCTTTATGGAGCGTAGATGAGCTTAAATATATTAAAGGCATAGATACTGAGACCTTTAATAAATTATCTCCTTTTATTACTGTTTATGGAGATGAGACAAGTAAAATAAATATAAATACTGCAAGTCTGACGGTTTTAATGAGCCTTACTCCGGAGATGACAGAGACTATGGCAAACAATATAATCAGTTACAGGGAGTCCGCTCCTTTTGAAAGTACAAGTCTGCCAGAAAATTTAGTGCCGCAAGGGGTTAGATCAGAACTGATTGGTAAAATATCTATAAAAAGTGACTACTTCAGGATATACTCTATTGCAAGGTCTCATGAGATTACAAGGATAATCGAAAGCGTAATGGATACATCACTTAAAGTGCATTACTGGAGAGAGGGATAA
- a CDS encoding flavodoxin family protein, translating into MKVIAFLGSPRVKGNSELMLNEAIRAIEGEGHTVTVFRPSRMKISPCLNCGGCNEAGICAVDDDMEKVYRAIRGGERFIIASPVFFFGLTAQVKALIDRCQSFWCEKYLLKRPIPEGENGRKGLLMLVGGMKKEIGFKCCDATATAFFRTINVPEHDVLCYPQVDAKGAITSHPTALKDAFEAGKRLVS; encoded by the coding sequence ATGAAGGTAATAGCTTTTTTAGGGAGTCCGAGGGTTAAGGGCAATTCAGAGCTTATGCTCAATGAGGCCATTCGTGCGATTGAGGGGGAAGGGCATACTGTCACGGTCTTCAGGCCGAGCAGGATGAAGATATCCCCATGCCTTAACTGCGGGGGATGTAATGAGGCTGGGATATGCGCGGTCGATGACGATATGGAGAAGGTTTACAGGGCGATCCGCGGAGGAGAGAGGTTTATCATCGCCTCGCCGGTTTTTTTCTTTGGCCTTACCGCCCAGGTCAAGGCATTGATAGACAGGTGTCAGTCTTTCTGGTGTGAGAAATATCTTCTTAAGAGGCCGATACCTGAAGGTGAGAATGGGAGAAAGGGATTATTGATGCTTGTCGGCGGCATGAAGAAGGAGATCGGGTTTAAATGCTGTGACGCAACTGCGACCGCATTTTTCAGGACGATCAATGTGCCTGAACATGATGTGCTTTGTTATCCGCAGGTTGATGCTAAAGGTGCGATAACGAGCCACCCTACCGCTTTAAAGGATGCTTTTGAAGCAGGGAAAAGACTCGTATCTTAA
- the gspN gene encoding type II secretion system protein GspN: MRRSLIFLYSSAAFIVFTILIWYISVPTDLIKEKIEQTISRSIGANTGVKITGLEKGLFFSLHIDDLAIDQRGAHIINASDIAVQMNLLSLYKGNIGLDLNGNIGGGHINGIFKEAGKGVIKADGIDISSLQYLKDLGINCNGILSAETTLNNNSSETKFTVTGLSMKGGALDILPLINSFRKAQGLIIANRDQITVTSLSLDGDKGYARAKGKIVNRSADMVFELMPEFGKLEEFEKILIKQYETSPGYYVFPYRGKLSI, encoded by the coding sequence ATGAGAAGATCTCTTATTTTTTTATATTCATCAGCCGCTTTTATTGTTTTCACCATTCTCATATGGTACATCTCTGTTCCAACTGATCTTATAAAAGAAAAGATCGAACAAACAATATCAAGATCAATAGGCGCAAATACCGGTGTTAAGATAACAGGGCTGGAGAAAGGGCTTTTTTTTTCTCTGCATATTGATGATCTCGCCATAGATCAAAGGGGAGCTCATATCATAAACGCCTCTGACATCGCAGTTCAGATGAATCTCCTTTCCCTGTATAAAGGGAATATCGGCCTTGACCTGAACGGTAATATCGGAGGCGGTCATATTAATGGGATCTTCAAAGAAGCAGGGAAAGGCGTTATTAAAGCAGACGGAATAGATATCAGCTCGCTCCAATATCTCAAAGATCTCGGCATCAACTGTAACGGTATCCTCTCTGCGGAGACAACACTGAATAACAACTCCTCAGAAACAAAGTTCACAGTCACAGGCCTCAGTATGAAAGGCGGAGCGCTGGATATATTGCCGCTGATAAATTCATTCAGAAAAGCCCAGGGCTTAATAATTGCGAATAGAGATCAGATCACAGTAACATCCCTGAGCCTTGACGGTGATAAGGGTTATGCCCGCGCAAAAGGCAAGATAGTGAACCGCTCGGCAGACATGGTATTTGAGCTTATGCCTGAATTCGGCAAACTTGAAGAATTTGAAAAGATACTGATCAAGCAGTATGAGACCTCCCCGGGATATTACGTCTTCCCATACAGAGGAAAGCTCTCAATATAA